A portion of the Chlamydia avium 10DC88 genome contains these proteins:
- the trpS gene encoding tryptophan--tRNA ligase has translation MNKKQRVLTGDRPTGKLHLGHWVGSIKNRLALQNNPNYDCFFIIADLHVLTTKIRKEQILNVDNHIYEVLADWLSVGIDPSKSTIYLQSAIPEIYELHLLFSMLISINRVMGIPSLKEMAKHAAIEEGGLSLGLVSYPVLQSADILLAKAQIVPVGKDNEAHIELARDIARNFNRLYGEVFPEPTVLQGDLTSLVGIDGLGKMSKSANNAIYLSDEDRVIREKIRKMYTDPNRIHATTPGRVEGNPLFIYHDIFNPNKDEVEEFKTRYRQGRIKDVEVKARLAEAIILFLQPIKEKRAELLAKPQVLHTALQQGTETMRNVAKATMEEVHDTLGLSHKWRSRLSKTHAYDF, from the coding sequence ATGAACAAGAAACAGCGTGTTCTTACTGGTGATCGGCCTACAGGTAAGCTACACTTAGGCCATTGGGTTGGATCAATAAAAAATCGTTTGGCTCTGCAAAACAACCCAAATTATGACTGCTTTTTTATCATTGCGGATCTTCATGTTCTAACAACAAAAATACGTAAGGAACAAATCCTAAATGTAGACAATCATATTTATGAAGTACTCGCTGATTGGTTGAGCGTAGGCATAGATCCCAGTAAATCCACCATTTATCTACAATCTGCTATTCCTGAGATTTATGAATTGCATTTACTGTTTTCTATGTTAATTTCGATTAATCGTGTTATGGGCATTCCTAGCCTTAAGGAAATGGCAAAGCATGCTGCTATAGAAGAAGGTGGGCTATCTTTAGGCCTTGTAAGTTATCCCGTATTACAAAGCGCTGATATTCTACTTGCAAAAGCACAAATTGTTCCTGTGGGAAAGGATAACGAAGCTCACATTGAACTAGCTCGAGATATTGCACGTAATTTCAATCGTTTGTATGGAGAAGTTTTCCCAGAACCCACTGTTTTACAAGGAGATCTCACTTCCTTAGTAGGAATAGACGGATTAGGAAAAATGAGTAAATCTGCAAATAATGCTATTTACCTCTCTGATGAAGATCGGGTCATCAGAGAAAAAATTCGTAAAATGTACACGGATCCTAATCGAATCCATGCTACGACTCCAGGTCGTGTAGAAGGGAATCCTTTATTTATCTATCATGACATCTTTAACCCCAATAAAGACGAAGTTGAAGAATTTAAAACACGTTACCGTCAAGGGCGTATAAAGGATGTAGAGGTTAAGGCACGCCTTGCTGAAGCAATCATTCTCTTTCTACAACCTATTAAAGAAAAACGTGCGGAATTATTGGCAAAACCACAAGTCTTACACACAGCCTTACAACAAGGCACGGAAACTATGCGAAATGTAGCAAAAGCAACCATGGAAGAAGTCCACGACACCTTAGGTCTAAGCCATAAATGGCGTTCTCGACTATCCAAAACTCATGCCTATGACTTTTAA
- a CDS encoding ParA family protein gives MKTIAVNSFKGGTAKTSTALHLGAALAQYHHAKVLLIDFDAQANLTSGLGLDPDCYDSLAVVLQGEKNIHEVIRPIENTLDLIPADTWLERIEVSGNLAADRYSHERLKHILSAVEHEYDFVIIDTPPSLCWLTESALIAAQYALICATPEFYSVKGLERLASFIQGISSRHPLSILGVALSFWNYRGKNNAAFAELIHKTFPGRLLNTKIRRDITISEAAIHGKPVFTTAPSARASEDYLNLTKELLILLRDM, from the coding sequence ATGAAAACTATTGCTGTCAATAGCTTTAAAGGTGGCACAGCAAAGACTTCAACAGCCTTACATTTAGGAGCAGCTTTAGCTCAATATCACCATGCTAAAGTGCTCCTTATCGATTTTGATGCTCAAGCAAATTTGACCTCAGGGTTAGGTCTGGACCCAGATTGTTATGATAGCCTCGCTGTCGTCTTACAAGGGGAAAAAAATATTCATGAGGTGATCCGGCCTATTGAGAATACTTTAGATCTCATTCCTGCAGACACATGGTTAGAACGTATCGAAGTTTCTGGTAATTTAGCTGCAGACCGTTATTCTCACGAAAGACTTAAGCATATTCTTTCTGCTGTGGAGCATGAGTATGATTTTGTCATTATTGACACCCCCCCTTCTTTATGCTGGCTTACGGAATCCGCATTAATAGCAGCACAATACGCGCTGATTTGTGCTACTCCCGAATTTTATAGCGTTAAAGGTCTAGAAAGACTGGCATCTTTTATCCAAGGGATATCTTCTCGCCATCCTCTGAGTATCCTCGGTGTTGCTTTGTCTTTTTGGAATTATCGGGGGAAAAATAATGCAGCCTTCGCTGAACTTATTCATAAAACTTTCCCAGGAAGACTATTAAATACAAAAATTCGTAGAGATATCACTATTTCCGAAGCCGCTATCCATGGTAAGCCTGTGTTTACCACTGCTCCCTCAGCTAGAGCTTCCGAAGATTACTTAAATCTCACCAAAGAATTACTAATTTTACTGAGAGACATGTGA
- a CDS encoding DUF5414 family protein, producing MAAKSKAIELEDNVFLILEGNLKRIFATPIGYTTFREFQNVVFNCSNGRQDIANFFFEMLINGKLIQDLPAEQKQASQSLISDFMMPIRVAKDIHERGEFINFITSDMLTQQERCVFLNRLARVDGQEFLLMTDVQNTCHLIRHLFARLLEAQKNPIGEKNLQEIQEDIVSLRNYFEELEKSLLQ from the coding sequence ATGGCAGCAAAATCCAAAGCTATCGAACTTGAAGATAATGTCTTTCTCATTCTAGAAGGCAATCTAAAAAGAATCTTCGCTACTCCCATTGGTTACACTACATTTCGTGAATTTCAAAATGTTGTTTTTAACTGCTCTAATGGGAGACAAGACATAGCCAATTTCTTTTTTGAAATGCTAATCAATGGAAAATTAATTCAAGATCTACCTGCAGAGCAAAAGCAGGCATCTCAAAGTTTAATTTCTGATTTTATGATGCCGATTCGCGTGGCTAAAGATATTCACGAACGCGGAGAATTCATCAACTTTATCACTTCCGATATGTTGACTCAACAAGAACGCTGTGTATTTTTAAATCGCTTAGCAAGAGTGGATGGCCAAGAATTCCTGCTAATGACAGATGTACAGAATACTTGCCATTTAATTCGACATCTATTTGCTCGTCTATTAGAAGCACAAAAAAATCCTATAGGAGAGAAAAACCTTCAAGAAATCCAAGAAGATATTGTATCCTTGAGAAACTACTTCGAAGAATTAGAAAAATCGCTTCTACAATAA
- a CDS encoding pGP6-D family virulence protein, protein MGNLKTLLESRFKKSSQEKMDTLTRQRMNGELSPLLSRFSTPELSPKEEEKFRQLLENYTCDDQISEEDFHNLCCLSAQIKQIHHQAVLLHGERIKKVRDLLKNYREGAFSSWLLLTYGNRQTPYNFLVYYELFSALPDPLKIEVEKMPRQAIYTLAARQGSQEQKEAIIRNYRGESKGELLDIIRKTFPLVATDRRQTCLSRQAFSLLSKGLQLLKKCPELSSEDCLDLDKLIKKMQKIKNSFSSNTKV, encoded by the coding sequence ATGGGAAATTTGAAAACGTTATTAGAAAGTCGTTTTAAAAAAAGCTCCCAAGAAAAAATGGATACGTTGACACGTCAACGCATGAATGGGGAGCTCTCTCCCCTTTTAAGTAGATTTTCTACCCCAGAACTATCTCCAAAAGAAGAAGAAAAGTTTCGCCAACTGTTAGAAAATTACACCTGTGATGATCAGATATCCGAAGAAGATTTTCATAATTTATGCTGTCTTTCTGCTCAAATTAAACAAATCCATCATCAAGCTGTTCTCTTGCACGGAGAACGTATTAAAAAAGTTCGCGATTTATTAAAAAATTATCGTGAGGGGGCCTTTTCTTCCTGGCTATTGCTTACCTATGGGAATAGGCAAACCCCCTATAATTTCCTTGTATATTATGAATTATTTTCTGCTCTTCCTGATCCTCTGAAAATCGAAGTAGAAAAAATGCCACGGCAAGCAATATATACGTTAGCTGCCCGCCAAGGTTCTCAAGAACAAAAAGAAGCGATTATTCGTAATTATCGTGGTGAAAGCAAAGGAGAACTTTTAGATATCATCCGAAAAACATTTCCTCTTGTGGCTACTGATCGACGACAAACCTGTCTATCTAGGCAAGCTTTTTCTCTACTATCTAAAGGCCTACAATTATTAAAAAAATGCCCAGAGCTATCTTCTGAAGATTGTTTAGATCTAGATAAACTGATAAAAAAAATGCAAAAAATTAAAAATAGTTTCTCCTCCAATACAAAGGTGTAA